The proteins below come from a single Natrinema sp. SYSU A 869 genomic window:
- the dnaJ gene encoding molecular chaperone DnaJ translates to MSEDFYDVLDVSPDASAEEIKQAYRSKATEYHPDVSDDPNAEEKFKKIQKAKQVLTDEEKRDAYDRMGHDRYEQAEKHGFDASESGGAGGMGGGPFGGMGGGGMGGGMGGGGLGDLFEQVFSGGGGGGRGRRRPRKGRDLRTELEIDLEEAYDGAEKQFTVDRPEECDVCAGEGHPPEADAETCPQCQGRGQVTQVQQTPLGRVQQTTACPRCEGEGTLYSETCGECRGEGYVRNEATLTVEVPAGIQEGQTLRMEGEGAPSPEGGPHGDLLIDVSIREHEEFEREGDDLQYRLPVSFPQATFGDTVEVPTLEGAAEFEIPTGTQSGETFRLKGKGMPRLRGRGQGDLYVQVRVVTPESLNEEQREALEAFAEAGGDEIEVKEGFFEKIKRAF, encoded by the coding sequence ATGAGCGAGGACTTCTATGACGTTCTCGACGTGAGCCCAGACGCGTCTGCCGAAGAGATCAAACAGGCGTATCGGTCGAAGGCCACCGAGTACCACCCAGACGTCAGCGACGACCCCAATGCCGAGGAGAAGTTTAAGAAGATCCAGAAGGCAAAGCAGGTGCTGACCGACGAGGAGAAGCGCGACGCCTACGATCGGATGGGTCACGACCGCTACGAACAAGCCGAAAAACACGGCTTCGACGCCAGCGAATCCGGCGGTGCCGGCGGAATGGGCGGTGGCCCGTTCGGCGGCATGGGCGGTGGCGGAATGGGCGGCGGTATGGGTGGCGGCGGTCTCGGCGACCTCTTCGAACAGGTCTTCAGCGGCGGTGGTGGCGGTGGACGTGGCCGTCGTCGGCCCCGCAAAGGGCGAGACCTGCGAACCGAACTCGAGATCGATCTCGAGGAGGCCTACGACGGCGCGGAAAAACAGTTCACCGTCGACCGTCCCGAGGAATGTGATGTCTGTGCGGGCGAGGGCCATCCGCCGGAGGCGGACGCCGAGACCTGTCCGCAGTGTCAGGGCCGCGGGCAGGTGACCCAGGTCCAGCAGACGCCGCTCGGTCGCGTCCAGCAGACGACGGCCTGTCCCCGTTGTGAGGGCGAGGGGACGCTGTACTCCGAGACCTGCGGCGAGTGTCGCGGTGAGGGCTACGTCCGAAACGAGGCGACGCTGACTGTCGAAGTCCCGGCCGGCATTCAGGAAGGCCAGACTCTCCGGATGGAAGGCGAAGGTGCGCCCAGCCCCGAGGGCGGTCCACACGGTGACCTGCTGATCGACGTTTCGATCCGCGAGCACGAGGAGTTCGAACGCGAGGGCGACGACCTCCAGTACCGGCTACCGGTCTCATTCCCCCAGGCCACGTTCGGCGACACCGTGGAAGTCCCGACGCTCGAGGGCGCAGCCGAGTTCGAGATCCCGACGGGGACCCAGAGCGGCGAGACCTTCCGGCTCAAGGGGAAGGGGATGCCGCGTCTGCGCGGCCGCGGTCAGGGTGACCTCTACGTGCAGGTCCGGGTCGTCACCCCCGAGAGTCTCAACGAGGAGCAACGCGAGGCGCTCGAGGCGTTCGCCGAAGCCGGCGGCGACGAGATCGAGGTGAAGGAAGGAT
- the dnaK gene encoding molecular chaperone DnaK has translation MASNKILGIDLGTTNSAFAVMEGGDPEIIVNAEGERTTPSVVAFTDDERLVGKPAKNQAIQNPEKTIASIKRHIGEDDYTVEIEGEEYTPEEISAMILQKIKRDAEDYLGDEVEKAVITVPAYFSDRQRQATKDAGEIAGFEVERIINEPTAASMAYGLDDDSDQTVLVYDLGGGTFDVSILDLGGGVYEVVATNGDNDLGGDDWDQAIIDWLADEFEAEHGIDLRDDRQALQRLKDAAEEAKIELSSRKETEINLPFITATDDGPIHLEESMTQAKFESLTQDLIDRTVEPTEQALEDAGYDEDGIDEVLLVGGSTRMPQVAEKVEELTGKDPQKNVNPDEAVSLGAAIQGGVLGGEVDDIVLLDVTPLSLGIEVKGGLFERLIEKNTTIPTEESKVFTTAAANQTTVQVRVFQGERELAEENELLGEFHLTGIPPAPAGTPQIEVSFSIDENGIVNVSAEDKGSGTTEEITIEGGAGLSDDQIEEMQEEAEKHAEEDQQKRARIEARNAAEATIQRAETLLEENDEQVDDDLRADIESEIEDLEETIDDDDADAEDIESATEALSEELQEIGKQIYQEADAADAGAAGGAAGAGAAGAGGAAGAGAGPGGMGGGPNPGPDASAAGDEDEEFVDADFEDVDFDEDEDDE, from the coding sequence ATGGCGAGCAACAAAATTCTCGGAATCGACCTGGGGACGACGAACAGCGCGTTCGCGGTGATGGAAGGTGGCGATCCGGAGATCATCGTTAACGCCGAAGGCGAGCGGACGACGCCCTCCGTCGTCGCCTTTACCGACGACGAGCGACTCGTCGGGAAACCGGCGAAGAACCAGGCGATTCAGAACCCCGAAAAGACGATTGCCTCGATCAAGCGCCACATCGGTGAGGATGACTATACCGTCGAGATCGAGGGCGAGGAGTATACGCCCGAAGAGATTTCGGCAATGATCCTCCAGAAGATCAAACGCGACGCCGAGGACTATCTCGGCGACGAGGTCGAGAAGGCTGTTATCACGGTCCCCGCCTACTTCTCCGACCGACAGCGCCAGGCGACCAAAGACGCCGGCGAGATCGCCGGCTTCGAGGTCGAGCGCATCATCAACGAGCCGACCGCTGCGTCGATGGCCTACGGCCTCGACGACGACTCCGACCAGACCGTGCTCGTCTATGACCTCGGTGGCGGCACCTTCGACGTCTCTATTCTCGATCTCGGCGGCGGCGTCTACGAGGTTGTCGCGACTAACGGTGACAACGACCTCGGTGGCGACGACTGGGACCAGGCCATCATCGACTGGCTCGCAGACGAGTTCGAAGCGGAACACGGCATCGACCTCCGCGACGATCGGCAGGCCCTCCAGCGGCTCAAAGACGCCGCCGAGGAGGCCAAGATCGAACTCAGTAGTCGAAAAGAGACCGAGATCAACCTGCCCTTCATCACGGCGACCGACGACGGCCCGATCCACTTAGAGGAGTCGATGACCCAGGCCAAGTTCGAGTCGCTCACGCAGGATCTGATCGACCGCACCGTCGAGCCGACCGAGCAGGCGCTCGAGGACGCGGGCTACGACGAGGACGGGATCGACGAAGTCCTCCTGGTCGGCGGTTCGACTCGGATGCCACAGGTCGCAGAGAAGGTCGAGGAGCTGACGGGCAAGGATCCCCAAAAGAACGTCAACCCCGACGAGGCTGTCTCGCTCGGGGCCGCGATTCAGGGCGGTGTCCTCGGCGGCGAGGTCGACGATATCGTTCTGCTGGACGTCACCCCGCTCTCGCTCGGTATCGAGGTCAAGGGCGGTCTCTTCGAGCGACTCATCGAGAAGAACACGACGATTCCGACCGAGGAGTCGAAGGTGTTCACTACCGCGGCGGCCAACCAGACCACGGTGCAGGTCCGGGTCTTCCAGGGTGAGCGCGAACTGGCCGAGGAGAACGAACTGCTCGGCGAGTTCCACCTGACCGGCATCCCGCCGGCCCCCGCGGGCACGCCACAGATCGAGGTCTCCTTCTCGATCGACGAGAACGGGATCGTCAACGTGAGTGCGGAGGACAAGGGCAGCGGCACCACCGAGGAGATCACCATCGAGGGCGGTGCCGGTCTCTCCGACGACCAGATCGAGGAGATGCAAGAAGAGGCCGAGAAACACGCCGAGGAAGACCAGCAAAAGCGCGCGCGCATCGAGGCTCGGAACGCCGCCGAGGCGACGATCCAGCGCGCCGAGACGCTGCTCGAGGAGAACGACGAGCAGGTCGACGACGATCTCCGCGCGGACATCGAGAGTGAAATCGAGGACTTAGAGGAGACGATCGACGACGATGATGCCGACGCCGAGGACATCGAGTCCGCGACCGAGGCCCTGAGCGAGGAACTCCAGGAGATCGGCAAGCAGATCTACCAGGAAGCCGATGCCGCGGATGCCGGTGCCGCCGGTGGCGCAGCGGGTGCTGGAGCGGCAGGTGCTGGCGGTGCGGCCGGTGCAGGTGCGGGCCCCGGTGGCATGGGCGGCGGTCCGAACCCCGGTCCCGACGCCAGCGCTGCCGGTGACGAGGACGAGGAGTTCGTCGACGCCGACTTCGAGGACGTCGACTTCGACGAGGACGAAGACGACGAGTAA